The Citrus sinensis cultivar Valencia sweet orange chromosome 4, DVS_A1.0, whole genome shotgun sequence DNA segment ATGCGGCCATGAGTTCTGGGCCATCTTCGTATGGTCCTGATGTGCGTATACCTTACTCTGGTAGAGATGGAGCTTCAGCTGGAGAAGCAAATGTTGGATTTCCTCATCAAGAAAGTTCATGTTCCAGTCCATCTGTTCATCAGCAGGAGGTACCTTCTAGTTATTCTTCTGTTACAGGTAAAAATTCACTAGCATATTGAACTTGCATGTGAAGCTTGTGCTCAAGAACTGCTTCTATGGACCTCATCCTTTTTTAACTAccccattttttatttctgttgATGCTTGTCCTCAATGCGACCTTTGCTGGAGCTATATTTCGGATAAAGTTCAGGATCTTCAGCATTTCAGACATCAAACTTTAGCATATATTGAGTCTTCTTAATTTGCTTTCTCAATTCAGTCCATTTGGTTTGGGCAAggtcattttctcttttagtAAGTTGATTTGGTTATTGGAAAGTAGTTGAAAAGCACCATCACATTCGTGAAATGAAATTGTGactatttttttccttattttttattttttgagagtCCCTGTGTGATAATTATATGTTACTTGCTCTGTGTGCTGTGCCGGTTGGCCTTGAATGACATTTTATGGGTTTTGTGACACATGAATGCCCCATCTCTATCCAGTGCATAGATATGCGGAATTAGAATTTGACCCATTGTTTAAAAACTCTCGAATTATGGAAATTGCTCACCATTCTGTGATGCCTGATGCCTGATTGATGCCAGCTATTTCTGTGATAGTCCATGCACAAAGGAAACTGTGATACCTGATTGATGTCTTATTGAGGGTATATAATAGTCTCATTACCGTGTGTGGGAGGCATGGCAATATCAATTGGTTGCTGATATATTTTGCCTGTTTAATTAACTACTTTTAGATTATCCATTGCTGCTGTAAGTAAAGGGTAGACGCTTGttgcttttgtttgattcCCAGAAACTTCAGAGATCAAATTTTGTCTGCATAACATCTGAAAAGCAAACAAATAGTGTCAATTTGGATTCCTATGTGCTTAAGCTTTGGTTTATTTTATGTCTTCGACCTGCAGTTTTGACTCTTTATACCGATGGCAGGTACAGAAGAGACCGCATATCAAAAGGAGCATGTGTATGGATCCTTGCCTATGCCCATTCCTTCTGCTCAGGAAGGACAGCCATTTACATATGGGAATCAGGCTGCTGATCCTCCAACTGTTCTCAGCGACCAGCCTTTAGATTTTGCACCTAGGTTTAATCATGATCAGGATCTTCACATGCAATCCAGTTATGCTGCTCATCATGAGTCTGCAGGAACTGTAAGAGGCATTGACCCTGTTGCAGCAGTGCCTTCTGTTAATTCTTGGACGCCCCCTGTCACACCTGGTGTTGCTTATCCACCAATTCCTCCAGCAGGCTCACAGGTCTTGGTTCTGGTTTTATGATTGTAACTTTGCTTTCAGTTGCTTGCTTTTAATATGCTAATGTATTCTTTATTTCTCAGCATGACCATTCCATAGCCATGGCTTCTGTTCCTGGACCTGCTGCACATCAATTTGTAAGGTTTCCTGGTTCGGGCTTCCAGCCAACAATTTCATCTGCTAGTGCTTTTGGCATTGGTGCAGCAGCAACACTTCATCCTACAACAGCCTTTCCAGGTGATGTGTATGGGGTTTCTGGCGTTTCCGAACGTCCCAAAAAGGTACTTTATTTACACTTGTTGACTTTGAATGCTTCTGTAATCATTATTGAGAGATTCCTCACAGAGTAGCTACCCATTTGCACTTGTATCTTTTGGAACTTTTTCTAGGCTCCAGTGCCCAATTGgcttaaagaagaaataattaagaataaagcCGCCATCACAAAGTCTTCAATAGAAAATACTAAAGAGGAACCCGAATCCATTGAGGATGAAGTTGTTCATAAATCATCTGGGAAAGGTGAACAGGCAGATAGCAAAAGCATTGATTCTTCTAGGTCAaccgaagaagaagatgatgatgaggttttatttctttttctacttaacctgattataatttagtttttcttaTTATGATATAGTTATTTGGATGCACTTATTATGCCTTTGGATTAAACCTGAACTTTTGCTTCTATGTAGGATTATGTGGAGGCAGCTAGAACTGCAGCAATTAATCAGGAAATAAAACGCATACTGACTGAAGTTCTTTTGAAGGTTACGACTGCCTGATGGCTGATgttcttctaattttaatgactttaattccatagttttcatttttttcaccCCGCCCATTGACAGGTTACTGATGAgctgtttgatgaaattgcaACTAAGGTTCTTAGTGAAGATGATCTGGAAATTGAAGGTGAGCACATTGTGATCTCTGAGTATGTACTagctttttttcctttttaagagtTTTCTCTTATAGTATGATCTCTTATAGTATGACTTGACTACTGCAGTTAACAACAAAAACATGACTTCAAATTGTAAAGTATCACCGCCTCCCCCATTAGTCCCAACTCCTAAGGCTTCTGCAAAGGTTCTTGTTCCAGTTAAAGCAAAGGAATCGGAAACTGAAGGTGCCAGTGAAAAAACTAGTTCCAGCTCACCTGGAGATGTATTGGGTCTTGCAAATTATGCCTcagatgatggtgatgatgggGATGATGAAATTCAAAGTTTCAGCATCAATAAACATTCTGAGAACATACATGATGCTGCTGAGAATGGATTACATGTGAAACCCGAAAAGCAAAATAAAGCTGAGACACATTCAGGGAGGGATTTGAGCAAAACTAATATCATTGGCGCTATCAGTGCGTTAGGTGAGAATAGAGATGATACTCATGCATACTCTTCCAATACGGTCACTGGAGATGCGGATAATGAAAGCAGTGTTAATGGTTCTGGGTTGGATGAAACTTTGGGAGAAAAGACTGGAATGAAAACGAAAAGTGAACTGCCTGGCACAAATGTCGGTGTGAAAATATCAACAAATGATAGTTTACTTAATATGGAAACCAGAATGAAATCAGTTAAAAATGATCAACATGAAAGTAAAAAGAGTTCTTTGGGGAAAGACAGTGGTAAGGAAACAGAGGTTGGTAGTGGGGTTGACAACAAGGGTGATGAAGATCATCGGAGACTGGATGAAAGACATTCAAGAAAGGAAAAGGCTGATGACCAAAATGGCTCAAGAGATAAAACAAGAGGTGGAGGTGCAAAGTCCGAGGAAAAGCCTAAGGAATTCAAGTCAAGGAAGAGATACGCTGATGATGTCAAGGAGGACAGAAAAGATGCAGAGAGACACCAAAGAGGCAGTATCAAAGAAGGtattgataaaaaaagagaacGGTCAAAGGAGGAAGATACATCAAGACATAAACTTACTAGTGACCCAGACAGGCATAAGAAAAGGCGTTCTTCTTCAATTAGCAGTAAGGGTAGAAACAGCAAGGAAAACTCAGTTAGTCATTTCAATGATTCAAGTGATCAATCATCAGATGATTCTAAAAGGTTTCTATCTTCTATGTTTTCATCCCTTCTCTTCCCACCATGTTGTGAAGATCTCATATTCTGTTATGCACTGCAGGAAGCGGCATTCAAGAAAACGCTACTCATCACCATCACCTGTGAGGTCTAGTAGAAGGTAACCCACGCATCAGTTCATAACTTTTGTTCATGTTCCTGTTTCCTAATTTGAAGTATTTTCAAAGGTTAAATTTGGAGTGTTTAGACATACCATGGGAATTGAACTGGCTATTGTGGTTTTATATAACATTTtatagggaaaaaaagaaaggttgtTTTCTATGAGGACATATTTCCAGGAAcaccaaagaaaattaagataGGCCATTAATTTAGTTCCATTTATTTGTTcttatgtcaaaaaaaaaaaggttgtttTGTATGAGATAATTGCTGACTGATGAAGATGATGGTTTAACTCCAATTTCATGAGTTCTTAATGCCACTTATGAAACTTGttagttatttaatataaGACTAGGATAGCTgatgacttttttttgttaatatattttttggtgGTTTCTGTTTCTCACTCTCACATGCATATTCTCTTCTGGTGTCAATTTTAAATGCATATAGTTTGATTGTTGACACTAATTTTACTTTTCGCTCTCAATTTGATTCTTAAGATGGGACTGACCTTAGACACTGAGAAGAGGATTTACTGGATTAACCGTTTTTATAGCTGTATCTAGGTCAATTGCAGTAAAGCAGCCTTTAAATGTCCTTTAAATGCACTTTCTGTTACATTTTTGGTAAAATTCCTtggtcttttattttttgggtttgtATACATAATTTGTAAGATTAATGCCATCCACCATGAAGACTGGCTCTGCCTTGTCTCGAAGATTATATGTTCTGCagttgttaattttctaattttcccATCTCTAAAAATTTGGTGGTCAAATCTCTTTCTGTGACATGGTTTCTGTATTTTCTGCTCTTGATGATGTGCAATACAGTGGTTATATTTGCTTTGATTTGTAATCACATAAATTTCACTAAATGAGAAATTCGCACTACTGTCTATCCTGGTAGGTTTTTGGAACCACTTTACAGTTGACATTCTGCtcaagttttatattttcttatccTGTCGTAGTTCACACATTCTTTTCCCTGGAAGTGTCCTTAAGTTGATAAATGTTATAATGTAGGCACTTATTGTAAGCAATGGATAAACTGTTAGAGCATTTCCTGATATGTGATGGAGAGGCATATAACTCATTATCTTCGTTTTGTCTTTTCCCTGAGAATTTATACATCTTTTCTCAGTTGGGAAGAATTTAAATGCAGAAGGTCAGCACTAGTAAAGTTCAATACGTTATAGGTTGATGCACAAGCCACAATAGCCTTCTGGATCTGCAGGATCTCCTTTTGTGATACTTGGTTTCTTTTGATGATATAGATCCTTCCTATGTCATTAGTGAAAGAATAATACTAGGGATCTCAACATTTGGATCCCAATTTGTATGTcaactgatgtggcattcaTCTATTGGATAGTATAgtagtaattttaatagttataatttcaCTTGTCGCTGGGATATAAATTGGGATCCAAATATTGGGATTTCTAGCATTATTGCTAGTAAtgaaaacaaactaaaaagataaagggaaaaaaattgtggcAGCCTGAATATTGAGTTTGACTATGTAAGAGGCTAAACATCtcatgaattatatatattttaacttacCATATCAGTGTGATCAATGTTTTCATTTCTAGACATGTTACGCGGTCACCACATAGCAAGCATTCTCAGCGCAGGCATTCTCCCTATTCTTCTCTTGAAACGAGCAGGTATGATACCATGTATTCTTAAGATTAAGACTGTGTTAATGTTCATAAGACATACACAACCATCATTATAACAATATGCAGCTCAGGTGAAACTGTTGGAATCCTAAAATTTCATTACAGACTTGCATGTTGCTTAGTTCATTAACTTTGCAATTTTTGGCAGGGGCAGGCGGTCGAGATCTAGATCACCTGTGCGAAGGCAGAGATGATTAAAGGGATTTCTGTGGTTGATTCAAGGTTTGAAGGAGAGGACTTCTGTTTGAATGTATTTGAAGGTTTGATGTACCTGGAAACTGGAGATTTCACTTGTGATACTGTTGTGTAGCAATGGCTTGCTAGTAGGTTTCTGTGATCTCTCTTGAGTCTTGACAAGAAATGAATGCATGCTTAGTGAAGCTCTGTAGTTTCTGTTCAGTTTAGAATTAAGGATGGTAGTATCTTGTGCGTCTTTTGATGATGCTTGTATCCTTGTCTGATTTTGTTCTCAGAATAATCACCTGTATCTCAGTTTTGTGACTTTAGGCTTGCAACAGTTCTCATGTGGTATGGTTCCTATCGGCAGTTCTTGTGCGGGTTGGCAAGTTGTGCTTAGTAGACTATCAGAGATTCTTAATTCGTTCATTGTTTTCCaatttagtgtatgtttgaaaTTGAGTTGCTGTGGTTTTCCATCAGTCACTGTTGCTGAAAGATGGAATTACAAATTATCAAATGCAGGTGGATGGCTGCTAAATATTAAGAtgtcaaaatatcaaacaatttAGGTTGTAAAGAATATACTTCTGTTGTTTCGATTGAAAGATTGCCCTCAAACAGTCAATATTTGGATTGAAATATCCTGCATGCTATTTGCATGTAACTTGTGTACGGTTTAATAACCATATAAACCCTCCGTTGAGTCAAATGGAAAACTGGGCAGCCGAAACAGAGTTGATTATTATTAGTGGACCTGTCTATGGTACAGATActgtaacaaacatctcccgTCATCCCACCATCCGATTATCTATTGTTTGgtttctcactccacatccaaccacatccaacggctgatgctgcagtctgtagcTTACAGATTCTATAAGCTAGTCAAGTCCTATTATTAGTATgaagtatgaacaataaaatgCTGATTTTTCCAAGCTGAACggatttaaaatcaaaattttgacctATTATTAGTATGCACGTGTCACGAAATGAGAATGatcaatttaaattgaaaGCAGTTGAAACCTAGAACAAGAAAAAGTTGAAAGGTAATTGTTCAGTTCAGTTATTTAGTTAATCAAATGgttataaattcttatataaattaatgtagtattatatatttaattggatgaaataattttttactacatgattaattttattattatatatttatattcaatcaataaaataacagttaCCTTAAtctatacaaatatatatatatatatatatatatatatatattatagaaGTGCCGGTATCTTTTGTCTTCGTATAATCGTTCGTTAATTATACGCACAAATGGGcctaagaaataaaaatatcgaCAGCGCTCAGCCCACTGGTgtcataaaatgaaataaaaataaaagtcaattGACCTCACGGCGCAAACGCAAAGTGAACTGGTGGCGCGGTGGTGGAAGTGGAACGAAAGCTGACGTGTTTATGACGCGAAACGTCACATGTCCCGTGGATTTGGCCGTCTCGGAGGAGGTGCGAATGATAGTGGTGGCCTTTATGCGTTGGCAGCTCCTCCACTTCACGCCACAGGTCAGAGCTGCATTTTTTAATTCGGTTAAAGTTCCACTTCtgacttctctctctctctctctctctctctcgtttTATTGAAAGTATCCAACTTCATTTTTGAATCGAACTTCATCTCGTTCTTATTTGCATTACaacaatgaaattgaaaatgaaggtCCTTTCTCATCGTCCTTTTTTGTCCCCTCTTTTATTCTCTCTCTTGCTTCGAATCCTTATAAATGTGGTAATTCAATGCgttttgttgttttgattTGCGTTGCAGGTGGTGTTGCAACTGGGTTTGTGGTCAATGTGGCTGTCTGGGTTCATTTTAATTGGCCTCTCCATTTATGCTACTCACAAATTATCCACCTTCAACAAAGATGAGATCAAGTACCATCCAAAAATTGCAATCTTTGCAGCACCTGCCCCGTTTACTGGTTCTGCTGGATTCAGGCAGAGTCTTGCTATTCGGTCATGGCTTGGCTTGTCACCTGATATCACTGTTATTCTCTTCAGCCAACACCCTTCTGTAGCTGCTTTTGCCGCCAACTTTGGTTCCAGACTTTTTGTTGAGCCCAATATCGATTTCACGTAAGcagtccattttttttttcttcccaaTTGACTGCTTTTGGATTTCCACTTGCTTAATATTCcattgtaattattaaatggtCACCATTTCGTAATATCCTTTAAATCCAATTGAATATTATCCCTGTTAGCAAATGTTGCCCTGTCAGCAAATATTAACTTTTCATAGCTTTAATACTTCTATATTGAATACAATCTGGACTATCATTTATCAAGATTGTAAACTCTTGATTCTTATTTATGCAGTCATTCAAATCTGTGTTGTTCAATTAGCTCTTGTTTTGTTCAcaattgaaaatcaattgatGAAGCATTAGCCTTCTGCTCTGTGTTTGGG contains these protein-coding regions:
- the LOC102608351 gene encoding uncharacterized protein LOC102608351, translating into MEGYQQSHRYMRPPPAPASGQQAPPMGDHYHHHNPYLHQQQQPRLPAPPQGHQWYSNQFQYQPPPPPSHSPSPPPPPSQWAPPAPSPAYHPPPPPPPPYPAHHYPLPPRPHVPPPPPPPQVSQSYPQPNQDWGNSNWSHHHQGWDYSAQNNAPDWAARAKEWANARAAMENQHIQSQYPQPADFRYADTQQQSIPVSSYQQFSVPSAQPHQPPMAYQQENAAMSSGPSSYGPDVRIPYSGRDGASAGEANVGFPHQESSCSSPSVHQQEVPSSYSSVTGTEETAYQKEHVYGSLPMPIPSAQEGQPFTYGNQAADPPTVLSDQPLDFAPRFNHDQDLHMQSSYAAHHESAGTVRGIDPVAAVPSVNSWTPPVTPGVAYPPIPPAGSQHDHSIAMASVPGPAAHQFVRFPGSGFQPTISSASAFGIGAAATLHPTTAFPGDVYGVSGVSERPKKAPVPNWLKEEIIKNKAAITKSSIENTKEEPESIEDEVVHKSSGKGEQADSKSIDSSRSTEEEDDDEDYVEAARTAAINQEIKRILTEVLLKVTDELFDEIATKVLSEDDLEIEVNNKNMTSNCKVSPPPPLVPTPKASAKVLVPVKAKESETEGASEKTSSSSPGDVLGLANYASDDGDDGDDEIQSFSINKHSENIHDAAENGLHVKPEKQNKAETHSGRDLSKTNIIGAISALGENRDDTHAYSSNTVTGDADNESSVNGSGLDETLGEKTGMKTKSELPGTNVGVKISTNDSLLNMETRMKSVKNDQHESKKSSLGKDSGKETEVGSGVDNKGDEDHRRLDERHSRKEKADDQNGSRDKTRGGGAKSEEKPKEFKSRKRYADDVKEDRKDAERHQRGSIKEGIDKKRERSKEEDTSRHKLTSDPDRHKKRRSSSISSKGRNSKENSVSHFNDSSDQSSDDSKRKRHSRKRYSSPSPVRSSRRHVTRSPHSKHSQRRHSPYSSLETSRGRRSRSRSPVRRQR